Part of the Paenibacillus kyungheensis genome, AAAGTAGCTTTACCACCGATATATACAATAAGCACTTAGCAGACCAGAAATTTAAAAATAAGGACAGTACATTTTATAATTATGCCTTATAACTAAGCAACTTCGTCAATTATTCTGAATCAGGAGGAATGGTAGCTATGAGCACATCCAAAAAAGATTCTTCTCAACCATCTAACTCTCACCTACATACAGAACAACCTTCTCTATCTCAAATGTCTCATACCTCTACTCTTACAGATGAGGAAGATGTACTAGAAGCCAAACGAATGCAATCACGTTTTCCCTGGTTGGATGCTCGCTTATTAGTCGTTGTAGGCTTTACTTCGGTAGTTATGCTGATCCTATTGATCGTTCCGATGCCTACACAAAGCACGTATACCACTGCTAATTCATGGGGCAAATTAGAACCTTTTCACCAGTATCAAAGTGATGTTATCCAGAACCAGAGCTTAATATCTGCTATCAAGCACAACTATATCCAATACGTAAATGAGAGCGCTGAAAAAGACGGCTATATCGTTACTGTCAATGCTGTGACCGCTGATGAAAATCAATTGATTCTCCTCTATACCGCCAAAAGCTTAAATGGACAAGAAATATACGGGATGAACAGTGTCAAATTAAGCAGTATCGCTACAGGCAAGCCTCTAGGTCATTCACGCAATAATGGAACTCATGACGCTGATAGTGAAAATGTATTTCGTGGCACGACCACTATTCGCTTGAAATCAAGAGAACCTTTCCCACAAGAAATTGCCGCCAAATTCCAAGTTGCTTCTGTAGATGATGGCAGATTAAGCGATCCAGTAA contains:
- a CDS encoding DUF4179 domain-containing protein; protein product: MSTSKKDSSQPSNSHLHTEQPSLSQMSHTSTLTDEEDVLEAKRMQSRFPWLDARLLVVVGFTSVVMLILLIVPMPTQSTYTTANSWGKLEPFHQYQSDVIQNQSLISAIKHNYIQYVNESAEKDGYIVTVNAVTADENQLILLYTAKSLNGQEIYGMNSVKLSSIATGKPLGHSRNNGTHDADSENVFRGTTTIRLKSREPFPQEIAAKFQVASVDDGRLSDPVTNTSTEDMHYSPTLLIHFSLAGQFKRPETEIVYPNHIIELGDHKVALTRVEMSPLEMRVRFTLDQPFEPYNTKKSWVEATGIIAGEGDQAVLLRALNRKMAFDDPNSYEYIFYSNLLDQPKTLQLQVVTREADNIGDTQLIQIK